In a single window of the Palaemon carinicauda isolate YSFRI2023 chromosome 10, ASM3689809v2, whole genome shotgun sequence genome:
- the LOC137648119 gene encoding uncharacterized protein, whose protein sequence is MTDREALVRSRGGYKGVNTKWINRIDSAIAAGNVNILSSIKDSIMKQMKTVHDLNEKILALTTEEERMKEVEEQAEYEVVIGEHWYKLINAITAISGSGSSGNPPPTHKTNVRLPKLDLPHFTGDVLEWNSFWELYNMSVHQRGDLELIQIFSYLLSLLTGDALKLITGFKL, encoded by the coding sequence ATGACCGATAGAGAAGCTTTGGTGAGGTCACGAGGTGGTTACAAGGGTGTAAACACCAAATGGATAAATAGGATAGACTCTGCTATTGCTGCAGGTAATGTCAATATATTGTCTTCAATTAAAGATTCAATTATGAAACAAATGAAGACTGTGCACGACttgaatgaaaagatattagccTTAACCACTGAAGAAGAGCGAATGAAAGAGGTGGAAGAGCAAGCAGAGTATGAAGTAGTAATTGGGGAACATTGGTATAAGTTGATCAATGCCATCACAGCGATATCAGGAAGTGGTTCTTCTGGAAATCCTCCGCCCACACATAAGACTAATGTTAGATTGCCGAAATTGGATCTCCCACATTTCACTGGCGATGTGTTGGAGTGGAATTCCTTTTGGGAATTATACAATATGTCGGTACACCAGCGAGGGGATTTAGAACTAATTCAGATATTCTCATATCTGCTAAGTTTGCTCACAGGAGATGCTCTAAAACTGATTACAGGATTTAAGTTGTAA
- the LOC137648118 gene encoding uncharacterized protein, with the protein MGVNITVASVRQEYWVQQLRQLSKSVIPHCIICKKTQGRPYCENIAPPLPEFRVQRKQPFSVTVIDYTGALLTKEKHQNHEKAYIVLFTCPVTRGIHIELVKDLSCDSFLMVFRKFCSRRGFPSLMLSDNATTFVSTSAYLKNIAESSLVQEHLNAIECIWKFIPAREPWFGAIWERLIGLKTCLKKVIGQAFLSFSKLSCVVTELEAIINDRPLSYT; encoded by the coding sequence ATGGGAGTAAATATAACCGTGGCGAGTGTGAGACAGGAATACTGGGTCCAACAGCTTCGTCAACTATCCAAAAGTGTAATTCCTCATTGTATAATCTGTAAGAAAACACAAGGGAGACCCTACTGTGAAAATATTGCTCCACCATTGCCAGAATTTCGGGTGCAGAGAAAACAACCCTTTAGCGTTACGGTGATAGATTATACAGGAGCATTGTTAACCAAGGAGAAACATCAAAATCATGAAAAAGCCTATATTGTGTTGTTTACTTGTCCAGTTACTAGAGGAATCCATATCGAATTAGTAAAAGATCTGTCCTGCGATTCGTTTCTTATGGTGTTCCGAAAGTTTTGTAGTCGTCGGGGATTTCCTTCTTTAATGCTAAGTGACAATGCTACTACCTTTGTATCGACTTCAGCTTATTTGAAAAACATAGCAGAAAGTTCCTTAGTGCAAGAACACCTGAATGCTATCGAATGTATATGGAAATTCATACCAGCCAGAGAACCTTGGTTTGGAGCTATATGGGAAAGATTGATTGGTCTAAAAACATGTCTAAAGAAAGTAATAGGTCAGGCCTTTCTCAGCTTTAGTAAGCTTTCCTGTGTTGTGACTGAACTTGAAGCAATTATTAATGACAGACCCTTGAGCTATACTTAA
- the LOC137648117 gene encoding uncharacterized protein, producing the protein MTLRRGLNEAGICCHIPSYKGMLTPAHKECRLGFALEHLPHDENYWRNIIFTDEKVFQSVAAPARQCWWRPNTRYQENHIHHRAMSGSVAVSFWGWMLGYGPGDLV; encoded by the coding sequence ATGACCTTGAGACGAGGACTCAATGAAGCAGGGATTTGCTGTCATATCCCATCATACAAGGGAATGCTCACTCCTGCACACAAGGAATGTCGCCTTGGGTTTGCTTTGGAACACCTTCCGCATGACGAAAATTATtggagaaatataatctttactgaTGAGAAGGTATTTCAGTCAGTGGCAGCCCCAGCTAGGCAATGTTGGTGGCGACCTAACACACGCTATCAGGAGAATCACATCCATCACCGAGCGATGAGTGGCAGTGTGGCAGTATCATTCTGGGGATGGATGTTGGGATATGGTCCTGGCGACCTTGTCTAG